The DNA region ACGTCGAGGTCCGGTGCGCCTCGGACTCCGCCGAGCTCGACTTCCTGCGCGACGTCGACCTGGTGGTCGACGTCGCGGACGCCTACCCCGGCGCCGGCTGCTTCACCGTCGAGGACGGCTCGCTCCTCGCGGCGGTCGACGCCGACGGACACGACGCCGTCCGCGCCTTCGGCGGGGCCGAGGCGCTGACCAACGAGCAGGTGCTGCGCGGCGACAACGCCGCGGTGGCGCTGCGGCTGCTCGGGCCGCGCGACCGCCTGGTCTGGTACGTCCCCGACCCCACCGACGCGACAGCCGACGAGGCGGTCGGCCTCGCCTCGCTGCTCCCCCGGGCGCTGCTGCCCTCCCTGGTGCTGGTGCTGGCCGCCGGGATCGCGCTGGTGCTGTGGCGCGGACGGCGGTTCGGCCCGCTGTCCACCGAGCCGCTGCCGGTGGTGGTGCGCGCCGCCGAGACCGCACGCAGCCGTGGCCGGATGTACCGCAGGGCCGACGACCGCGCCCACGCCGCGGCCGCGCTCCGGGCGGCCGCGCGCCGCGACCTCGGCGAGCGGCTCGGCCTGCCGCGCACCGCGACCGCACCGGAGCAGGCGCGGGCGCTGGCCGCCGCCCTGGCCGCCCGCGACGCCGCCGAGACCGCTGACACCGCTGAGCCCCGCGACGAGCGTGGACTCCTCGCGCTGCTCGCCGACGACGCTCCCCCGCCCGCCACCGACCAGGAGCTGCTCCGCCTCGCGCGCGAGCTGCAGCACCTGACCCAGCTGACCCAGCCATCGAGAGAGGACGACCGCGCATGAGCGAGCAGATCGACCCGACCCCAGGAGCCGACCCGGAGCTGCGGTCGCGCCTGCTGGCCGTGCGCCACGAGGTGGCGAAGGCGGTGGTCGGCCAGGACGCCGCGGTCTCCGGGCTGCTGGTCGCCCTGCTCTGCCGCGGTCACGTGCTCCTCGAGGGCGTGCCCGGTACGGCGAAGACGCTGCTGGTGCGCAGCCTCGCCGCGAGCCTGGCGGTGCAGACCCGGCGGGTGCAGTTCACCCCGGACCTGATGCCCGGCGACATCACCGGCTCGCTGGTGATCGACGCCGGCGGCGGCGAGCTGGCCTTCCGGGAGGGCCCCGTCTTCACCAACCTGCTGCTCGCCGACGAGATCAACCGGACCCCGCCCAAGACCCAGTCGGCGCTGCTGGAGGCGATGGAGGAGGGTCAGGTCTCGGCCGA from Nocardioides sambongensis includes:
- a CDS encoding DUF4350 domain-containing protein — translated: MSGRRTSWRLWAAVALATVLAVGLAAWAGRGGPEYSARLDPRNPGPDGAQAVAEVLADSGVTVEIVRSAEELAGAAPDGSTTVVVTSTDDLAPSATDRMLDDAASSDLLLVEPSYPTLRRVDPGTAGPVAVEDVEVRCASDSAELDFLRDVDLVVDVADAYPGAGCFTVEDGSLLAAVDADGHDAVRAFGGAEALTNEQVLRGDNAAVALRLLGPRDRLVWYVPDPTDATADEAVGLASLLPRALLPSLVLVLAAGIALVLWRGRRFGPLSTEPLPVVVRAAETARSRGRMYRRADDRAHAAAALRAAARRDLGERLGLPRTATAPEQARALAAALAARDAAETADTAEPRDERGLLALLADDAPPPATDQELLRLARELQHLTQLTQPSREDDRA